From the genome of Muricauda sp. SCSIO 64092, one region includes:
- a CDS encoding SusC/RagA family TonB-linked outer membrane protein, translating into MRFLCILLVSVWFSGTAQQTITGTVTDVSDTPLPGVTILVSGTTNGVATDFDGNYSILASRGDVLEFSYIGFAPQTITVGTSNTINVTLQEDTQQLDEVVIIGYGTSSKKQLVSAVASVKSEEIVNQPVSRVDQALQGRAAGVEVVSNNGAPGNGATIRIRGNSSINGNNDPLFVVDGFIVGTGFNLNNININDIESIEILKDATALAIYGTRGAAGVVLITTKSGTSLPVGKPTFTLNSYVSMDQMANKIEILGGEDYVDYINEAGQFVPGDPIDVNGTPVPIGFTNPSLPLQFDNPGEVPFVDWIDEVSTTGAIYNTDLSVTGRTENTNYYSSINYFKQEGLIKNSGLERVTFRANFDVNASERFKFGTRLNLSTFKRERNKVAFGSIITSVLPIRTIFDDEGNFTGTDPISGSLQRNPVADHQLRVDHDLVTNIIANLYAEYELFRDFRLKTSFGTTFNFFKRNEYQPGALPERILNNNIGGFGRIRTTNSKDLLSETTFTWDKKFGDHSVNVLGGFTAQKITSESTDQRAEGFPNDVVQFNNLSLGSDPETYQVGSGYNQRTLTSLLGRITYGYKDRYILTLVGRQDGSSVFEEGNKYAFFPSAGVAWNMDEESFMADLETINRLKFRGSYGIVGEQGVTPYNSFDLFNSTFNYFNETLVPAVILDSPGTNGLTWETTKQLDLGLEVGLFNNRISFEAGYYKRTTEDLLLFRDLPNTAGNRILENVGSVENRGFEFLLDTKNISNENFSWNTTFTLTSNDSEVLDIGDEEFINLQSTGNQGGPSARLIPGEAFPSFVGAEYLGTYKDPQEIIDDQAVGRAFLGSPRYRDVNEDGTINQEDFSVIGSPQPDFFGGLRNNFSWKGLNLDIFFQYSFGAEIFNIVTQRSLFGRGDENVDPRVLNRWREGIDETSDIPRAGTSTSIFNPNSTLNIEDGSFVRLRTVTLSYDIPLKKARLDSIFKGLNIYVTGQNLWLISDFTLGDPEVNNFTSASTNNQFGGVSQGFAGGAYPYATSIVTGVRMEF; encoded by the coding sequence ATGCGATTTTTATGTATTTTATTGGTCTCTGTTTGGTTTTCTGGTACGGCCCAGCAAACCATTACAGGTACCGTGACAGATGTATCGGATACACCTTTACCGGGTGTGACCATATTGGTCAGTGGCACAACAAACGGTGTTGCCACTGATTTTGACGGCAATTACTCCATACTGGCCTCCCGGGGCGATGTACTTGAATTCTCTTACATTGGATTTGCTCCCCAGACCATAACGGTGGGAACATCCAATACAATTAACGTTACCCTACAGGAAGACACACAACAACTTGATGAGGTTGTTATCATTGGTTATGGTACTTCTTCAAAGAAGCAACTCGTCTCCGCAGTGGCTTCGGTAAAATCGGAAGAGATAGTAAACCAGCCTGTATCCCGGGTAGATCAGGCACTGCAGGGCCGGGCTGCGGGTGTCGAGGTGGTTTCCAACAACGGAGCCCCGGGTAACGGAGCAACCATCCGTATCAGGGGTAACAGTTCCATCAACGGAAACAATGATCCCCTGTTTGTTGTGGATGGATTTATTGTGGGTACTGGATTCAATTTAAATAATATCAATATTAATGATATAGAATCCATCGAAATCTTAAAAGACGCCACAGCGCTTGCCATTTATGGTACCCGCGGTGCTGCTGGGGTGGTCCTTATCACTACAAAAAGTGGTACTTCCCTACCTGTTGGCAAGCCTACTTTCACATTAAATTCCTATGTAAGTATGGACCAAATGGCCAATAAAATTGAGATATTGGGCGGTGAGGATTATGTGGATTACATCAATGAGGCGGGCCAGTTCGTTCCCGGTGATCCCATAGACGTCAACGGCACACCGGTGCCCATCGGTTTTACCAATCCAAGCTTGCCGTTGCAGTTTGACAATCCCGGGGAGGTGCCTTTTGTCGATTGGATCGATGAAGTATCCACCACGGGGGCAATTTACAACACTGACCTTTCCGTAACGGGAAGGACGGAAAACACAAATTACTACTCTTCCATCAACTATTTTAAGCAAGAGGGACTGATTAAAAACTCCGGTCTGGAAAGGGTAACTTTTAGGGCCAACTTTGACGTTAACGCATCCGAACGTTTTAAGTTCGGGACACGTTTAAACCTAAGTACCTTTAAAAGGGAGCGGAACAAGGTGGCCTTTGGTAGTATCATTACCAGTGTCCTTCCCATCCGAACCATATTCGATGACGAGGGTAATTTTACGGGTACCGATCCGATAAGTGGTTCACTACAGCGTAATCCTGTGGCCGATCATCAATTGCGTGTAGACCATGATTTGGTTACCAATATCATTGCCAACCTCTATGCCGAATATGAACTGTTCAGGGATTTTAGGTTAAAGACCAGTTTTGGGACAACCTTTAACTTTTTTAAAAGAAATGAATATCAACCGGGGGCCTTACCAGAACGAATATTGAACAATAATATTGGTGGCTTTGGCCGTATACGGACAACTAATTCCAAAGATTTGTTGAGCGAGACCACCTTTACCTGGGACAAGAAATTTGGTGATCATTCCGTGAACGTGCTGGGTGGTTTTACCGCCCAAAAAATCACCAGTGAAAGCACAGATCAACGTGCCGAAGGTTTCCCAAATGATGTTGTCCAGTTTAACAACCTGTCATTGGGTTCGGATCCCGAAACGTATCAAGTTGGATCAGGGTATAATCAACGTACGTTGACCTCCCTCCTGGGTCGTATTACGTACGGCTATAAAGACCGTTATATCCTGACCCTGGTGGGAAGACAAGATGGCTCTTCGGTCTTTGAGGAGGGCAACAAATATGCTTTCTTCCCCTCTGCGGGAGTAGCCTGGAACATGGACGAGGAGAGTTTCATGGCCGATTTGGAAACCATTAACAGGTTAAAGTTTAGGGGAAGCTACGGAATAGTGGGGGAACAAGGAGTGACCCCGTATAATTCCTTTGATCTATTTAATTCCACGTTCAATTATTTTAATGAAACGTTGGTGCCCGCAGTTATTTTGGACAGTCCCGGGACAAATGGGTTGACCTGGGAAACGACAAAGCAATTGGATTTAGGTCTGGAAGTGGGCTTGTTCAACAATCGGATTTCATTTGAAGCAGGCTATTACAAAAGGACTACGGAAGACTTGCTGCTGTTTAGGGATTTGCCAAACACAGCGGGAAATCGGATTTTAGAGAATGTAGGTAGCGTTGAAAACCGGGGATTTGAATTTTTGTTGGACACCAAAAATATCAGCAATGAAAACTTCAGTTGGAACACTACATTCACCTTGACATCCAATGATAGCGAGGTTTTGGATATTGGGGATGAGGAATTCATTAACCTACAATCTACCGGTAATCAAGGTGGCCCATCGGCAAGATTGATTCCGGGGGAAGCCTTTCCTTCCTTTGTGGGAGCAGAGTATTTGGGCACCTATAAGGACCCACAGGAAATTATTGATGACCAAGCGGTGGGGAGGGCCTTTTTGGGCAGTCCCCGCTATCGGGATGTCAATGAAGATGGGACAATAAATCAAGAGGACTTTTCTGTAATAGGCAGCCCTCAACCCGACTTTTTTGGGGGTCTTAGAAACAATTTTTCCTGGAAGGGATTGAACCTGGATATTTTCTTTCAATATTCTTTTGGCGCAGAAATATTCAATATTGTCACACAAAGATCCTTATTTGGAAGGGGCGATGAAAACGTGGATCCAAGGGTTTTGAACCGATGGCGTGAAGGTATTGATGAAACCTCGGACATTCCCAGGGCAGGGACCTCTACAAGCATATTCAATCCCAACAGCACGCTCAATATAGAAGATGGTTCCTTTGTTCGATTGCGAACGGTAACCCTGTCCTATGACATTCCTCTTAAAAAGGCTCGATTGGACAGTATTTTTAAAGGCTTGAACATTTATGTAACAGGTCAAAACCTTTGGTTGATATCAGACTTCACCCTAGGTGATCCCGAGGTCAATAATTTTACCTCTGCAAGCACCAATAATCAATTTGGTGGGGTTTCACAAGGATTTGCAGGAGGGGCTTATCCATATGCAACAAGTATAGTCACCGGTGTAAGAATGGAATTTTAA
- a CDS encoding RagB/SusD family nutrient uptake outer membrane protein, with amino-acid sequence MKNKTFILSICAVLMVLSSCDSFLEEDLRNEIAVENFFNNDQEALLAVNGLYRILHRGTLYRTRGLDNYNVNGADEVGPSRNVNAQIHNYLIQEGVSDGNGTWGSLYEIVRNASLNISNIEGNENLSEEIRNQTLGESLFMRALAYFHLTNLWGDVPYFTELLPLEDLGTLERFPRDRIRADMKDDLARAFDLLPSSYGANELGRASKWAATALKAKFHLFDREWAEAKAECDNIINNSPHRLLDDFAAVFDQTDLENQYNDEHIFAVDFTTDGVFEDADTWRTDDYNPRLRDEPSNRNDRPGGDGTPARWQLLQADLQAIDQDMTGFGWAIPLPELADRANWELDDLRYDVTIVTEYLGYQLSFPYFRKNWNLNNTSPRFNHNENYVVFRLADIYLMAAEAENELNGPDGAYLYVNRVRERAFEPDKPWSGMSQQEFREAMYDERKFELCTEGHRRMDLIRWGILLETVRNVQHRPWNNPADNIQPYHVLLPIPQEELILNPNLLNTDPTNNGYRGG; translated from the coding sequence ATGAAAAACAAGACATTTATCCTATCAATTTGTGCAGTTTTGATGGTACTTTCAAGCTGTGACAGTTTTTTGGAAGAAGATTTGCGCAATGAGATTGCCGTGGAGAACTTTTTTAACAACGACCAAGAGGCCCTGTTGGCCGTTAATGGGCTCTACCGTATTTTACACAGGGGCACCCTATATAGGACACGGGGGCTGGACAATTACAATGTTAACGGTGCGGATGAGGTGGGTCCAAGTCGTAATGTAAATGCCCAAATACACAATTACCTTATCCAGGAAGGTGTATCCGATGGGAATGGTACCTGGGGCTCATTGTACGAAATTGTGCGCAATGCATCCTTAAACATTTCCAATATCGAAGGTAATGAAAACCTTTCCGAGGAAATTAGGAATCAAACCTTGGGTGAATCCCTTTTTATGCGTGCATTGGCCTATTTTCATTTGACCAACCTTTGGGGGGATGTCCCCTATTTTACGGAATTACTGCCCTTGGAAGACCTGGGAACATTGGAGCGTTTCCCAAGAGACCGGATAAGGGCAGATATGAAGGACGATTTGGCCAGGGCATTTGACCTTTTGCCCAGTTCTTATGGAGCCAATGAACTGGGCCGGGCCTCAAAATGGGCGGCCACGGCCCTAAAGGCCAAATTCCACCTTTTTGACCGGGAATGGGCCGAGGCCAAGGCGGAATGTGACAATATCATCAATAATTCGCCACATCGATTGCTTGATGACTTCGCTGCTGTTTTTGATCAAACCGATTTGGAAAATCAATATAACGATGAACATATTTTTGCGGTTGACTTTACGACCGACGGAGTTTTTGAGGATGCCGATACTTGGAGAACCGATGATTATAACCCAAGATTGCGGGATGAGCCCAGTAATCGTAACGATCGGCCCGGAGGTGATGGAACACCCGCCAGATGGCAGTTGCTCCAAGCCGATCTACAGGCCATTGATCAGGACATGACCGGTTTTGGTTGGGCCATTCCACTTCCGGAGTTAGCGGATAGGGCCAATTGGGAACTGGACGATCTGCGCTATGACGTTACTATTGTGACCGAATACCTGGGCTATCAATTGAGCTTTCCCTATTTTAGGAAAAATTGGAACTTGAACAATACTTCGCCAAGGTTCAACCACAATGAAAACTATGTTGTTTTTCGATTGGCAGATATTTATTTGATGGCGGCCGAGGCCGAAAACGAGTTGAACGGTCCCGATGGAGCCTATCTGTATGTGAACAGGGTGAGGGAACGTGCTTTTGAACCGGACAAGCCATGGTCGGGAATGAGTCAACAAGAATTTAGGGAAGCCATGTACGATGAACGAAAGTTTGAATTATGTACCGAAGGCCATCGAAGAATGGACTTGATTCGTTGGGGGATTCTTTTGGAGACCGTGCGCAATGTACAGCACAGGCCTTGGAACAATCCGGCAGATAATATTCAACCCTATCATGTATTATTACCAATACCACAGGAGGAGCTTATTCTAAATCCAAACCTATTGAATACGGACCCAACAAACAATGGATATCGGGGAGGTTAA